Proteins encoded by one window of Candidatus Stoquefichus sp. SB1:
- the hisG gene encoding ATP phosphoribosyltransferase: MLKIAITKGRIEKQVCQLLQKNGFDMDPIIHKDRELLIETSDGLSMIFAKANDVLTFLEHGIVDVGFVGKDTLDDSDFHDYYDMLDLQIGKCYFAVAAYPEYKTKEFKRRKRIASKYTSVAKAYFSSKQEDVEIIKLEGSVELGPVVGLSDAIVDIVETGSTLKANGLEVIEKISDISTKMIVNKVSLKFKKDEIFKLMDGLKGEE; encoded by the coding sequence ATGCTTAAGATTGCAATTACAAAAGGCCGTATTGAAAAACAAGTTTGTCAATTACTGCAAAAGAATGGTTTTGATATGGATCCAATTATTCATAAAGATCGAGAATTATTAATTGAAACAAGTGATGGTCTTTCAATGATTTTTGCAAAAGCAAATGATGTTTTAACATTTTTAGAACATGGTATTGTGGATGTTGGATTTGTTGGAAAAGATACTTTAGATGACAGTGATTTTCATGATTATTATGATATGCTAGATTTACAGATAGGGAAATGTTATTTTGCGGTTGCTGCTTATCCTGAATATAAAACCAAAGAATTTAAACGTAGAAAACGTATTGCTTCAAAATATACAAGCGTTGCCAAAGCCTATTTTAGTTCTAAACAAGAAGATGTTGAAATTATTAAATTAGAAGGTTCGGTAGAATTAGGACCAGTTGTAGGATTGAGCGATGCGATTGTTGATATTGTTGAAACAGGTTCAACACTTAAAGCGAATGGATTAGAAGTGATTGAAAAGATAAGTGATATTTCAACCAAAATGATTGTCAATAAAGTGAGTTTGAAATTTAAAAAAGATGAAATATTTAAATTAATGGATGGATTGAAAGGGGAAGAGTAA
- a CDS encoding ATP phosphoribosyltransferase regulatory subunit — protein MEEFKYLIPEESIDAIMSNVSSLREIEGHLREVFNKHDYLEVLMPSFEYVDLYNDMDIGIEEDKMFQFINYAGKRVALRADFTVPLARLYSSQNEAGEKRYAYFGKVYRKEKRHKGRSSEFFQAGIELLGKPGFEGDLECLSIIQQTLQYLKLKEIKIEMSSAKFYKRICELVDDHSFVDILKKRDISAMQALIKRKNIQSPLKELLIQLPGCFGDITVLKQMIDMIQDQQLKDALIELKDLYEKLDSQSQACFSFDLAMTPSMKYYTGIMIKGYSPYSAETIINGGRYDQLMNHFHKNVPAIGFSYDLSHILKALEKEEEANA, from the coding sequence ATGGAAGAGTTTAAGTATTTAATACCAGAGGAAAGTATTGATGCGATTATGAGTAATGTGAGCTCATTGAGAGAAATTGAAGGACATTTAAGAGAGGTTTTTAATAAACATGATTATTTAGAAGTATTAATGCCTTCTTTTGAATATGTTGATTTATATAATGATATGGATATTGGCATTGAAGAGGATAAAATGTTTCAATTTATTAACTATGCTGGTAAACGTGTCGCTTTACGTGCTGATTTTACAGTTCCGCTTGCTAGACTTTATAGTAGTCAAAATGAGGCTGGTGAAAAGCGATATGCTTATTTTGGAAAGGTTTATCGAAAAGAAAAAAGACATAAAGGCAGAAGTAGTGAATTTTTTCAGGCTGGTATAGAATTATTAGGGAAACCAGGATTTGAAGGTGATTTAGAATGTTTAAGTATTATTCAGCAGACTTTACAATATTTAAAGTTAAAAGAGATTAAGATTGAAATGAGTTCGGCTAAATTCTATAAAAGAATATGCGAACTGGTAGATGATCATTCATTTGTTGATATTCTTAAAAAAAGAGATATTTCAGCAATGCAAGCATTAATCAAAAGAAAAAATATTCAAAGCCCTCTTAAAGAATTATTGATTCAGTTACCAGGATGTTTTGGGGATATTACTGTTTTAAAGCAAATGATTGATATGATTCAAGATCAACAACTAAAAGATGCTTTAATTGAATTAAAAGATTTATATGAAAAATTAGATTCACAAAGCCAGGCATGTTTTAGCTTTGATTTGGCTATGACACCAAGCATGAAATATTATACAGGTATTATGATAAAAGGCTATTCACCATATTCAGCTGAAACCATTATTAATGGTGGAAGATACGATCAATTAATGAATCACTTCCATAAAAATGTTCCTGCAATTGGTTTTAGTTATGATTTGAGTCATATATTAAAAGCCCTTGAAAAGGAGGAAGAAGCCAATGCTTAA
- a CDS encoding damage-control phosphatase ARMT1 family protein, protein MKMHDECLPCLVNQVIKVSKMCHVTQKEELYHKVFDYLSHLDFSLTNPEIIGMTFQLIKEHIKNDDPYYDLRHYYNQLFLGQLDDFRQLIHQTDDPFLQAVKYAIVGNIIDFNPMHTHDKEDVMKYFENIDQLTLAIHHVHELSQDIQEAKTMLYLGDNCGEICLDHLLIEMIHQMNPYLKIYFATRGAAVVNDSIEEDAYFVGMDAYAQIISNGDDSLGTILGRTSQEFNEIYSQADLVIAKGQANYESLSEEIFKNIYFLLMVKCDVIAQDIGVAIKSMVCLSQKKRNY, encoded by the coding sequence ATGAAAATGCATGATGAATGTTTGCCTTGTTTAGTGAATCAAGTGATTAAAGTGTCTAAAATGTGTCATGTTACACAAAAGGAAGAGTTGTATCATAAAGTATTTGATTATTTAAGTCATTTAGATTTTTCTTTAACGAATCCTGAAATTATAGGTATGACATTTCAATTAATAAAAGAACATATCAAAAATGATGATCCTTATTATGATTTAAGACATTATTATAATCAGCTTTTTTTAGGTCAATTGGATGATTTTCGTCAATTGATTCATCAGACAGATGATCCTTTTTTGCAAGCTGTCAAATATGCAATTGTTGGTAATATCATTGATTTTAATCCTATGCATACACATGATAAGGAAGATGTGATGAAATATTTTGAGAATATTGATCAATTAACTTTAGCGATTCATCATGTTCATGAATTATCTCAAGATATTCAAGAAGCAAAGACAATGCTTTATTTAGGAGACAATTGTGGAGAAATATGTTTGGATCATTTATTGATTGAAATGATTCATCAGATGAATCCTTACTTAAAAATATATTTTGCAACAAGAGGGGCTGCAGTTGTGAATGATTCTATTGAAGAGGATGCTTATTTCGTAGGAATGGATGCCTATGCTCAAATTATAAGCAATGGGGATGATTCGTTAGGAACTATTTTAGGGAGAACGAGCCAGGAATTTAATGAGATATATTCTCAAGCTGATCTTGTAATAGCAAAAGGACAGGCTAATTATGAAAGTTTAAGTGAAGAGATTTTTAAAAACATTTACTTTTTGTTGATGGTAAAGTGTGATGTGATTGCGCAAGACATTGGAGTTGCTATAAAATCAATGGTTTGTTTAAGTCAAAAGAAGAGGAATTATTGA
- a CDS encoding MurR/RpiR family transcriptional regulator — translation MNLILMMLLDYMNNPHISIVDYTIAKYIVHHYTLIFDISINELADLLEVSISQISRFVRHIGFSSFQEFKEATRYHGENQRHSMIQKGKKLDMDIYQKYIQEETQYFFTYFDKSSLNNLVKDFHKFDKIALFGILNSGNAARELQYNLAFSGQLCISITEFQAQLSFIKNADSQTLIVIYSLSGEYVLDNDYSRYYHTIQTLKSSQSKIYVITNQLKVKSLSYIDDIIYLPVKYHLYQYTLQYFNDCLLLEYQKSIVS, via the coding sequence ATGAATTTAATTCTGATGATGTTGTTAGATTATATGAATAATCCACACATATCGATTGTTGACTATACTATAGCAAAGTATATTGTACATCATTATACGCTTATTTTTGATATATCAATTAATGAGTTGGCTGATTTGTTGGAAGTCTCTATTTCACAAATCAGTCGTTTTGTGCGTCATATTGGTTTTTCATCTTTTCAAGAATTTAAAGAAGCGACGAGATATCATGGTGAAAACCAGAGACATTCTATGATTCAAAAAGGCAAAAAACTTGATATGGATATTTATCAAAAATATATTCAAGAAGAAACGCAATATTTCTTCACTTATTTTGATAAATCATCATTGAATAATTTAGTTAAGGATTTTCATAAGTTTGATAAAATTGCATTGTTTGGAATTCTCAATAGTGGCAACGCAGCTAGAGAACTTCAATATAATCTAGCTTTTAGTGGTCAATTATGCATATCTATTACAGAGTTTCAAGCCCAACTTTCTTTTATCAAAAATGCTGATTCACAAACTTTGATTGTCATCTATTCATTATCTGGCGAATATGTCCTGGATAATGACTATTCACGATATTATCATACAATCCAAACTTTAAAGAGTAGTCAGTCTAAGATATATGTCATCACGAATCAATTAAAGGTCAAGTCTTTATCATATATTGATGACATCATTTATTTACCTGTTAAATATCATTTATATCAATATACATTACAATATTTTAATGATTGTTTGTTATTGGAATATCAAAAAAGCATAGTTTCCTAA